One Prunus dulcis chromosome 7, ALMONDv2, whole genome shotgun sequence DNA segment encodes these proteins:
- the LOC117633699 gene encoding chromatin-remodeling complex subunit ies6 produces the protein MEPEVVHAELVLPTHLSFKRIQMYEKYPKGQSRGRHWKHLKQIIQAENYQNYPPNEPNYVNIESPPSMHPCKRICDITGYEAPYYDPRTGLRYANADIFKLIRSLPNEYVQRYLALRNAAVVLK, from the exons ATGGAGCCCGAGGTGGTTCATGCAGAGCTGGTGTTGCCAACCCACTTGAGCTTCAAGCGGATTCAAATGTACGAGAAGTACCCAAAAGGCCAATCAAGAGGGAGACACTGGAAACACCTCAAGCAGATCATTCAGGCCGAGAATTACCAGAATTACCCACCCAATGAACCCAATT ATGTTAATATAGAGTCGCCGCCCTCTATGCATCCATGCAAGAGAATTTGTGATATAACAGGATACGAG GCACCTTACTATGACCCAAGGACTGGCCTCCGCTATGCCAATGCTGATATCTTCAAGCTCATAAGATCTCTCCCCAATGAATATGTCCAAAGATATCTGGCTCTCAGAAATGCTGCTGTGGTTTTGAAGTAA